One Saccharomycodes ludwigii strain NBRC 1722 chromosome VI, whole genome shotgun sequence DNA segment encodes these proteins:
- the CIC1 gene encoding Cic1p (similar to Saccharomyces cerevisiae YHR052W | CIC1 | Core Interacting Component), whose product MTKTKSNKVNTSKETIPKKRIENAVKSIEKYLKDKKIEISERNQKVLLEDDEEELLDSLQLIAINNKTFTGTPNKLIFKPLLLPVENSLYSKWLKASVDLPKDFQTLLILKENDAEKLNLDIDNEESILYKLKEKEGIVINNVITGKDLKTTYKSFEKRRVFINTFSLILTDDSLVTTLPKLLGSKAYNKITTTPIPIKTRNGSNSKHTLSETVLYNSIKKIYLNKIPAKVPRGTTMNIHLGALNWFTNKEMVENIESITKFLLSNKQYSLRTILLKSNFSPALPLFFNEESIKDLYEKEEASEITNEHNTIEIDGVTIELSNFNKALLEISNPDELSTVFSKEINKAKKRKMDEENQKIEEESQKSKKSKKNES is encoded by the coding sequence atgacTAAAACCAAATCTAATAAAGTCAATACTTCAAAGGAAACCatcccaaaaaaaagaatcgAAAATGCTGTAAAAtccattgaaaaatatttaaaagataaaaaaattgaaatttctGAAAGGAATCAAAAAGTATTGTTAGAAGAcgatgaagaagaattatTAGACAGTTTACAACTAATTGCcattaacaacaaaacaTTTACAGGTACtccaaataaattaatatttaagcCATTGTTACTCCCAGTTGAAAATTCCTTGTATTCAAAATGGTTAAAAGCTTCTGTTGATTTACCAAAAGATTTCCAGACtttgttgattttgaaGGAAAATGATGCTGAAAAGTTAAATTTGGATATTGATAATGAAGaatctattttatataaattaaaagaaaaggaaggtattgttattaataatgttatCACTGGTAAAGATTTGAAGACTACATACAAATCTTTTGAGAAGAGAAGAGTTTTCATAAACACTTTTAGTTTGATTTTAACCGATGATTCTTTGGTTACAACTTTACCAAAATTATTAGGTAGTAAAGCTTACAACAAAATTACCACTACTCCTATACCTATTAAGACACGTAATGGTAGTAATAGCAAGCATACTTTGAGTGAAACGGTATTGTATaattctattaaaaaaatatacttgAATAAAATACCAGCTAAAGTTCCAAGAGGTACCACTATGAATATTCATCTAGGTGCCTTAAACTGGTTTACTAATAAGGAAATGGtggaaaatattgaatCTATTACTAAGTTTCTACtttcaaataaacaatattcTTTGAGAACCATTTTATTGaaatctaatttttcaCCTGCATTgccattatttttcaatgaaGAATCTATCAAAGATTTATatgaaaaggaagaagCATCCGAAATTACCAATGAACACAACACAATTGAAATTGATGGAGTTACAATTGAGTTgtctaattttaataagGCGTTATTGGAAATTTCTAACCCTGATGAGTTGTCTACGGTATTTtccaaagaaataaataaagccaagaagagaaagatggatgaagaaaatcaaaaaatagaagaagAGTCTCAAAAATCgaaaaaatcaaagaaaaatgaaagttAA
- a CDS encoding sugar porter family MFS transporter (similar to Saccharomyces cerevisiae YNL318C | HXT14 | HeXose Transporter) translates to MLSAANKKSLTATSMVSTSSSENFSINSTNNNDFYSVASYTNEETISSKENEGENTIDSIAIIANKSLTNDNSSSRAGLTLICIFLSFTGLIFGWDVGTIGGITNMTSFKNHFGTRIDSITGEKYLPSLLVGGIISIFNIGCAAGGLSLARIGDTYGRKIGIYLALIVYLIGLFIQITSVSGKWYQFFIGRIFTGLGVGSTSVLGPMFISESAPIDIRGRMISMYQVMCTFGILAGNVTNFICVKILLSSATNRQWIIPIAIGILWAFFVFIAVIIAPESPIYLQEKKLKQENTNNKKVFFFNPLKNGNSLYLRLFIGIMIMVFQQTSGVNYFFYYGTSLFDSIGSSDPYLTAIILSAVNFGTTLSGISLVDKLGRKKLLFYGSIGCFISMFVYASVGQFCGGAIHVATIIMILFTCLFIISFAITLGPVSFVVISELFPAHCKNLCMAISTLFNWLFNFLIGFFTPIITSKIGFSFGYVFAAFMLISIFFVFFMVPETKGLTSFQIEEIYSGNRGNCASQQESCKKEISTENDF, encoded by the coding sequence ATGCTTTCAGCagctaataaaaaaagtttaactGCAACATCTATGGTTTCGACAAGTTCCTCCGAAAACTTCTCCATTAATTCaacaaacaataatgaCTTTTATTCTGTAGCTTCTTACACTAATGAAGAAACCATCTCTTCAAAAGAAAACGAGGGAGAAAATACTATTGATTCGATTGCAATTATAGCAAACAAATCTTTGACTAATGATAATTCTAGCTCACGGGCTGGTTTAACTTTGATATgtattttcctttcttttacGGGATTAATATTTGGCTGGGACGTTGGTACTATTGGTGGTATTACCAACATGACAAGCTTCAAAAATCATTTTGGCACTCGAATTGATTCAATTACTGGTGAGAAATATTTGCCCTCTTTATTGGTCGGTGGAATCAtctctatttttaatattggtTGTGCTGCTGGGGGATTAAGCTTGGCTAGAATAGGTGACACTTATGGTAGAAAAATCGGTATATACCTAGCTTtgattgtttatttaatcggcttatttattcaaataaCATCTGTTTCTGGTAAATGGTATCAGTTTTTCATCGGAAGAATTTTCACTGGTTTAGGTGTGGGGTCCACTTCTGTTTTGGGTCCTATGTTTATCAGTGAGTCTGCCCCAATTGATATTCGTGGTAGAATGATTTCTATGTATCAAGTCATGTGTACCTTTGGTATCTTGGCTGGTAATGTTACTAATTTCATTTGTGTGAAAATTCTATTATCTTCAGCAACTAATCGACAGTGGATTATTCCAATAGCTATTGGTATTTTATGGgctttttttgtatttattgcTGTAATAATTGCTCCCGAGTCTCCAATTTACttgcaagaaaaaaaattgaaacaagaaaatacaaacaataaaaaagtgtttttttttaatccattaaaaaatgggaATTCATTATACTTACGTTTATTTATCGGAATCATGATTATGGTTTTTCAACAAACTTCTGGTGTGAATTACTTCTTTTATTACGGCACCTCATTATTTGATTCTATTGGTAGTTCTGACCCATATTTAACTGCTATTATTTTGTCTGCTGTTAACTTTGGTACCACGTTAAGTGGCATATCCCTAGTTGATAAATTGGGGCGCAAAAAACTATTGTTTTATGGTTCCATAGGATGCTTTATCTCCATGTTTGTTTATGCTTCTGTTGGACAGTTTTGTGGTGGTGCTATTCATGTGGccacaataataatgatacttTTCACTTGTCTTTTCATAATTTCCTTTGCGATTACTTTGGGCCCAGTCagttttgttgttatttctgAATTGTTCCCTGCTCATTGCAAGAATTTATGCATGGCTATTTCCACTTTATTTAATTGgctatttaattttttgatagGGTTTTTCACACCAATTATTACTTCTAAGATTGGTTTTAGTTTTGGTTATGTATTTGCAGCTTTCATGTTAATCtcaatttttttcgttttcttTATGGTGCCAGAAACAAAAGGACTAACATCTTTTCAAATTGAAGAAATTTATTCAGGTAATAGAGGAAATTGTGCCAGTCAGCAAGAATCCtgtaaaaaagaaatttcaACGGAAAATGATTTCTAA
- the ERC1 gene encoding Erc1p (similar to Saccharomyces cerevisiae YHR032W | ERC1 | Ethionine Resistance Conferring): MGRQFKFTTDEGRASVVYSTSTGKGGLYSPNDYVFNSTIDSARNTNIEEQSEEELSQQPAITNTTSIINRNIDELYEEDINNAFDSTAVQPTNYEVLAGVQQQKKSVPSSSSLNSSENSSLCHTSNNTGNMQMYASIQTPGPVPVLKKYTKHDNGSSENSLIEEERTLLIDNDYYANENRQQSEEENITNTWENVLDSGSIISTTYKRECYTLVTNSIPLVFTFVLQNSLFLASVFSVSHLGTKELGGVTLGSMTANITGFAAIQGLCTCLDTLCSQAYGAEKYHLVGIYFQRCCIISLILFLPILFTWFFWSEQLLCLFIPERELCVLAAKYLQIVAFGLPAFILFESGKRFLQCQGIFHASTIILLFCAPLNAIMNYVLVWNKTIGIGYLGAPLSVVINYWLMCIGLITYTIFTKHKVNPMKCWGGLIKFNQVFKNWNKIFNLAIPGIVMVEAEFLGFELLTVFASYLGEAELAAQSIVSTVASLAYQVPFSISISTSTRVANFIGAKLWENCIRTCKISLLLSFAASIVNMTIIAVFRNGIADMFSTDSQVISIVSKTLLILSAMEIFDAFNACTAGCLRGQGQQKIGGIINVAAFYLIGVPLAYFLTFKWKMGVEGLWLGVMAGLMFMSFAQCYAVFNCNWKSIISRAESRNED, translated from the coding sequence ATGGGCAGacaatttaaatttacaaCAGATGAAGGTAGAGCATCCGTAGTTTATTCAACAAGTACAGGTAAAGGTGGATTATATTCTCCAAACGATTATGTATTTAATTCTACAATTGACTCAGCAAGAAATACTAATATTGAAGAGCAAAGTGAAGAAGAATTGTCTCAACAACCCGCCATTACAAATACCACAAGTATCATAAACAGAAATATTGATGAGCTTTATGAAGaagatataaataatgCTTTCGATAGCACAGCAGTACAACCGACAAATTATGAGGTATTAGCTGGTGTTcaacagcaaaaaaaaagcgttccatcatcgtcatcttTAAATAGTAGCGAAAATAGTAGCTTGTGCCATACATCCAACAATACTGGCAATATGCAAATGTATGCTTCAATTCAAACTCCTGGTCCAGTAccagttttaaaaaaatataccaaACATGACAACGGCTCCTCTGAAAATTCTTtaatagaagaagaaaggaCCTTGCTTATAGACAATGACTACTATGCCAATGAAAATAGGCAACAAAGCGAGgaagaaaatataacaaatacATGGGAAAACGTGCTAGATTCGGGCTCCATCATATCCACCACATATAAAAGAGAGTGTTATACATTGGTTACAAACTCTATCCCCTTAGTTTTCACATTCGTTCTAcaaaattctttatttttggcaTCTGTGTTTAGTGTTTCTCACTTAGGAACCAAAGAATTAGGCGGGGTCACTTTAGGCTCAATGACTGCTAATATAACTGGATTTGCAGCTATACAAGGTTTATGTACCTGCTTAGATACTTTATGTAGTCAAGCATATGGTGCtgaaaaatatcatttagTTGGAATATATTTCCAAAGGTGCTGCATTATAAGTTTGATTCTTTTCCttccaatattatttacatGGTTTTTTTGGAGTGAGCAATTATTGTGCCTTTTCATTCCTGAAAGGGAATTGTGTGTATTAGCGGCAAAATATTTGCAAATTGTTGCATTTGGTTTACctgcttttattttatttgaaagcGGGAAAAGATTTTTACAGTGTCAAGGTATTTTCCACGCATCTACcataatattgttgttttgtGCTCCATTAAACGCCATTATGAACTATGTATTGGTGTGGAATAAAACTATTGGCATTGGATATCTTGGTGCTCCATTAAGTGTAGTCATTAATTATTGGCTAATGTGTATTGGACTAATAACTTATACAATATTCACCAAACATAAGGTAAATCCTATGAAGTGTTGGGGTGGACTAATCAAATTTAAtcaagtttttaaaaactggaacaaaatttttaatttagcTATTCCCGGGATTGTCATGGTGGAAGCCGAGTTTTTAGGTTTTGAGCTTTTGACGGTTTTTGCTAGTTATTTGGGCGAAGCAGAATTAGCTGCTCAATCAATTGTTTCTACTGTAGCATCTTTAGCCTATCAAGTTCCATTTTCCATAAGTATTTCTACCTCGACAAGAGTCGCTAATTTTATAGGCGCTAAACTCTGGGAAAATTGTATCAGAACATGTAAAATTTCGttactattatcatttgCAGCAAGTATTGTTAATATGACAATAATTGCTGTATTTAGAAATGGTATAGCCGATATGTTTTCTACTGACAGCCAAGTTATCTCAATTGTCTCTAAGActttattgattttgtcAGCAATGGAAATCTTTGATGCGTTTAATGCTTGTACAGCAGGATGTCTAAGAGGTCAAGGCCAGCAGAAGATTGGAGGTATCATAAATGTTGCTGCATTTTATTTGATCGGTGTTCCATTGgcatattttttaacatttaaGTGGAAAATGGGTGTGGAGGGATTATGGCTAGGTGTTATGGCAGGCTTGATGTTTATGTCATTTGCCCAATGCTATGCTGTTTTCAACTGTAATTGGAAATCTATAATCAGTCGTGCAGAATCTAGGAATGAAGATTAa
- the RRM3 gene encoding DNA helicase (similar to Saccharomyces cerevisiae YHR031C | RRM3 | rDNA Recombination Mutation) — protein sequence MQRQSRKKVSKPKSLSSSLKQSSLTSFFVSKKNATTQSPNNNSTVNIKQHSSGPLTKLEKKNTILVEENIQRNKSYANNENITADSISAITSNNGTTIGSRFFSLSQRSSQNTLDNDPFGEDEPLNTQAKIMKLKQKTNVENLFNNKSRTSSSGLISLSRNNSGFDDIKYNPSFTYKNSISNSNGNSPKNKDYSSSSENVSPSVDLKSILSNKYQKDNDTYKKFKKDLRGKLSSTLRNKSKKVEKSVTLSREQQKVVDYIINDKLNIFYTGSAGTGKSVVLRTVIEKLKSIYGRDAIAITASTGLAAVNIGGITINKFCGFGIGKGSNEKLASMVKNNRNSIERWNRTKVLVIDEISMIDGDFLDKLDYVGRAVRGTPTKPFGGVQVVMTGDFFQLPPVPDRFSKKQPKFCFESKVWQTAIKKTVLLNKVFRQHDNELIDMLNAVRYGDGLSSSMINFIKSLEREVVYEDGIQPTELYPTRMEVEFANNTRLRSLPGMEVRFIARDMVFDIENDTKLLDNSFLVEKELLLREDAQVMMVKNIDDTLVNGTVGIVLCFTTDLLYTKIVLQRKQGAKSLNNELIDKLKFLSKAIGNPNFRYGEDYENFFTALVGDNEKKLWESFIDVAIREKLDDRLPIVRFSTNSGTDSRDELVNFDEFTLEKPKTASRWRNNIDQQAVNGASNTISRSQLPLILCWAVSIHKAQGQTIERLKVNLKKIFEVGQIYVALSRAVSKETLQIQNFDPRKIRVNKNVKDFYKALEKL from the coding sequence ATGCAAAGACAATcaaggaaaaaagtttcCAAACCTAAAtctttatcatcatcattaaaaCAAAGTTCACTAACTAGCTTTTTtgtatcaaaaaaaaatgcaacTACCCAAAGcccaaataataattcaactgtaaatattaaacaaCATAGTTCAGGTCCTTTAacaaaattggaaaaaaaaaatactattcTTGTGGAAGAAAATATTCAGAGAAACAAGTCATATgcaaataatgaaaatattactgCAGATAGCATTAGTGCTATTACCAGTAACAATGGCACCACTATCGGGTCCAgatttttctctctttctcAAAGATCCTCTCAAAATACTTTAGATAATGATCCCTTTGGAGAAGATGAACCCCTCAATACTCAAGCTAAAATTATGAAATTGAAGCAGAAAACCAACGTGGAAAacttatttaataataaatcaagaACTTCTTCAAGCGGTTTGATTTCTTTAAGTAGAAATAATAGTGGATTTGAcgatataaaatataaccCTTCTTTTACTTATAAAAACAGCATATCTAATAGCAATGGAAATTCaccaaaaaacaaagactATAGCAGCAGTAGTGAAAATGTTTCTCCATCCGTAGATTTAAAAAGCATCTTATCtaataaatatcaaaaagaTAACGATACATACAAAAAGTTTAAGAAAGATTTGAGAGGGAAATTAAGTAGTACTTTAcgaaataaaagtaaaaaggTTGAGAAAAGTGTTACTTTATCTAGAGAGCAACAAAAAGTTGttgattatattattaatgacaAACTGAACATATTTTATACGGGTAGCGCAGGTACTGGTAAATCTGTTGTTTTACGAAcagttattgaaaaattgaaaagtatTTACGGAAGGGACGCCATTGCCATCACTGCTTCCACTGGATTAGCGGCAGTCAATATCGGGGGCATCACCATAAACAAATTCTGTGGTTTCGGCATTGGTAAAGGAAGTAACGAGAAATTGGCAAGTATGGTTAAAAACAACAGAAATAGTATAGAACGTTGGAATCGTACCAAAGTTTTGGTTATTGATGAAATTAGTATGATTGACGGTGattttttggataaattAGATTATGTAGGAAGAGCAGTAAGAGGTACTCCTACCAAACCATTTGGTGGTGTCCAAGTGGTTATGACCGGtgattttttccaattacCACCCGTTCCGGATagattttctaaaaaacaacccaaattttgttttgaaagCAAAGTTTGGCAGACcgccattaaaaaaactgttttattaaacaaagtTTTCAGACAACATGATAACGAATTAATCGATATGTTGAACGCTGTTAGATATGGGGATGGGTTGTCGTCATCTATGATCAACTTTATAAAATCTTTGGAAAGAGAGGTCGTTTATGAAGATGGGATTCAACCGACTGAATTATACCCAACCAGAATGGAAGTCGAATTTGCAAATAACACAAGGTTGAGATCTTTACCAGGAATGGAAGTTAGATTCATAGCGCGCGATATGGTATTTGACATAGAAAATGATACCAAGTTGTTGGATAATTCGTTCTTGGTCGAAAAAGAGTTATTATTGAGAGAAGATGCCCAGGTCATGATGGTGAAGAACATAGATGATACCCTAGTCAATGGGACTGTAGGGATTGTTTTATGTTTTACAACTGATCTTTTGTATACCAAAATTGTTTTACAAAGAAAGCAAGGTGCCAAAAGTTTAAATAATGAATTGATTGATAAgctaaaatttttatcgAAAGCCATAGGGAACCCTAATTTTAGATATGGTGAAGATTACgagaatttttttactgCTTTAGTTGGagataatgaaaaaaaattatgggAATCCTTCATCGACGTTGCTATTAGAGAAAAGTTGGATGATAGATTACCAATAGTGAGATTTTCCACTAACAGTGGAACTGACAGTAGAGATGAATTAGTTAACTTTGATGAATTCACACTtgaaaaaccaaaaacGGCATCTAGGTGGAGGAATAATATTGACCAGCAAGCTGTTAATGGTGCATCAAATACCATATCAAGATCCCAATTACCATTAATCTTATGTTGGGCAGTATCGATTCACAAGGCTCAAGGACAAACAATTGAAAGGTTAAAAGtcaatttaaagaaaatatttgaagtTGGACAAATTTATGTAGCGCTTTCTAGAGCTGTTTCTAAAGAAACTTTGCAAATTCAGAATTTTGATCCAAGAAAAATCAGGGTCAACAAAAATGTAAAGGATTTTTATAAAGCATTAGAGAAGCTGTAA